A genome region from Cereibacter sphaeroides 2.4.1 includes the following:
- a CDS encoding excalibur calcium-binding domain-containing protein, giving the protein MRSRLCLILLILPIGCGSPGENRASLYGAQTSATAAQYGDVDCSDFDSTASAQRFYRQAGGPAVDPHGLDRDGDGLACEWLDRQPSYPRYRSTSYGSSSYCHVGPRGGTYTITASGRKNYGGC; this is encoded by the coding sequence ATGCGCAGCCGCCTTTGCCTGATACTGCTGATCCTTCCGATAGGATGTGGATCTCCTGGGGAGAACAGGGCCTCCCTGTACGGCGCTCAAACTTCCGCCACGGCTGCTCAATACGGCGACGTAGACTGCAGTGACTTCGATAGCACTGCCTCGGCGCAACGCTTCTATCGTCAAGCTGGCGGTCCTGCTGTCGATCCCCACGGCTTGGACCGGGACGGGGACGGTTTGGCATGCGAGTGGCTCGATAGGCAGCCGAGCTACCCGCGCTACCGATCGACCTCCTATGGCTCGTCTAGCTACTGTCACGTCGGGCCACGGGGTGGGACTTACACGATCACCGCGAGCGGAAGAAAGAACTACGGCGGCTGCTGA
- a CDS encoding phosphomannomutase, translating to MAPRFGTSGLRGLVTELTPDLVSAYVRAFLRACPQGAGLYLGHDLRPSSPALAGVVAEAARHAGVPVTDCGALPTPALALAARRAGARAVMVTGSHIPADRNGLKFYGPGGEISKADEAAILSGLGEPLPPRTPPAPLACDASAGEAWVHRYVTAFGPEALTGLRIGVWSHSAVSRDLLLAALRALGAAAVVELGRSTAFVPVDTEAVPEGVRARIKAWTAEHRLDALISTDGDGDRPLLADACGQIVPGDLLGQITAALVGAETVVTPVSSNTGVEAGGRFRRVIRTRIGSPFVIAAMEEAGGRSVGYEANGGFLLGFDAHLEGPLPQLPTRDSLLPLLAPLSLAQAAGGLAALVGREPARFTAADRLEGVPDGKAQALVAEFGASPEELAGFLAILGEEIRSLDRTDGLRATCASGRIVHIRPSGNAPEMRLYVEAETPAAARDLLERGLRKLELTLMRMTLETNSG from the coding sequence ATGGCGCCGAGGTTCGGAACGAGCGGCCTGCGCGGCCTGGTGACGGAGCTGACGCCGGATCTGGTCTCGGCTTATGTCAGGGCCTTCCTGCGGGCCTGTCCGCAGGGCGCAGGGCTTTACCTGGGGCACGACCTGCGACCCTCCTCGCCCGCCCTGGCCGGGGTGGTGGCGGAGGCGGCCCGTCATGCGGGTGTTCCTGTGACCGATTGCGGAGCGCTGCCCACGCCGGCGCTGGCGCTGGCCGCGAGGCGGGCAGGCGCGCGCGCGGTGATGGTGACCGGCAGCCATATCCCCGCCGACCGCAACGGATTGAAGTTCTATGGTCCGGGCGGCGAGATTTCCAAGGCGGACGAAGCCGCCATCCTGTCGGGCCTCGGCGAGCCGTTGCCGCCCCGGACGCCGCCGGCGCCTCTCGCCTGCGATGCGAGCGCAGGCGAGGCCTGGGTCCACCGCTACGTCACGGCCTTCGGGCCAGAAGCCCTGACGGGCCTGCGCATCGGGGTCTGGAGCCACAGCGCAGTCAGTCGGGACCTGCTGCTTGCCGCCCTGCGTGCCCTGGGTGCTGCGGCGGTGGTGGAACTCGGCCGCTCGACCGCGTTCGTCCCGGTCGACACCGAGGCGGTACCGGAGGGGGTGCGCGCCCGGATCAAGGCCTGGACTGCCGAACATCGCCTCGATGCCCTGATCTCGACCGACGGGGATGGGGATCGCCCGCTTCTGGCCGATGCCTGCGGACAGATCGTCCCGGGCGACCTGTTGGGGCAGATCACCGCGGCGCTGGTCGGGGCCGAAACGGTGGTCACCCCGGTCAGTTCCAACACCGGCGTCGAGGCGGGAGGTCGGTTCCGGCGGGTGATCCGGACGCGGATCGGCTCGCCCTTCGTCATCGCGGCCATGGAAGAGGCTGGGGGCCGCAGCGTGGGCTACGAGGCAAACGGCGGCTTCCTGCTGGGGTTCGACGCGCACCTTGAAGGTCCTCTGCCGCAACTTCCGACACGGGACAGCCTGTTGCCGCTCCTGGCTCCGCTGTCTCTCGCGCAGGCGGCCGGCGGGCTGGCCGCGCTGGTCGGGCGCGAGCCGGCCCGCTTCACGGCCGCCGACCGGCTCGAGGGCGTGCCGGACGGGAAGGCCCAGGCGCTGGTTGCGGAGTTCGGGGCCAGTCCTGAGGAGCTTGCAGGATTTCTGGCGATCCTCGGCGAGGAGATCCGCAGCCTCGATCGTACCGACGGTCTGCGTGCGACCTGCGCGTCCGGACGGATCGTCCACATCCGCCCCTCGGGCAATGCGCCGGAAATGCGGCTCTATGTCGAGGCCGAAACCCCCGCTGCGGCGCGGGATCTGCTGGAGCGAGGCTTGCGGAAGCTTGAGCTGACCTTGATGCGGATGACCCTCGAGACGAACTCTGGATAG
- a CDS encoding mannose-1-phosphate guanylyltransferase/mannose-6-phosphate isomerase, with protein sequence MITQVLLCGGSGTRLWPLSRKGYPKQFASILGEHSLFAASARRLSGPGFGRPVIVTGSDFRFVVTEQLAEAGIDPGTILIEPEPRNTAPAILAAALHVAAGDPEALMVVAPSDHAIADPAAFRAAVMQGVPAARAGRIVTFGIVPTRAETGYGWLELDGAEDGAAVPLRRFVEKPDLDRAEEMLASGGFLWNSGIFLFSARTILATFEEHAPALLAPVRRAVEGAVPDLGFLRLDPQPWAEAEPISIDYAVMERTRNLSVVPFRGSWNDLGGWDAVALEMGTDGQGVSLSGGATAIDCRNALLRADSEGVELVGIGLDNIIAVAMKDAVLVAERSRAQEVKQAVEALKAKGARQAESFLRDRRPWGFFETLALGERFQVKRIVVHPGGALSLQSHLHRSEHWIVVRGTARVTIDADVHLMTENQSVYIPLGARHRLENPGKVPMELIEVQTGSYLGEDDITRYEDVYARGQGARG encoded by the coding sequence ATGATCACGCAGGTCCTTCTCTGTGGAGGCTCGGGCACGCGGCTCTGGCCGCTGTCGCGCAAGGGATACCCCAAGCAGTTCGCGTCGATCCTCGGAGAGCACAGCCTTTTCGCGGCCTCGGCCCGGCGGCTCTCGGGGCCGGGCTTCGGTCGGCCGGTGATCGTCACCGGCTCGGACTTCCGCTTCGTGGTGACCGAGCAGCTTGCGGAGGCGGGCATTGACCCTGGCACCATCCTGATCGAGCCCGAGCCGCGCAACACCGCACCTGCCATTCTGGCCGCGGCACTCCATGTCGCGGCCGGCGATCCCGAGGCCTTGATGGTCGTGGCGCCCTCGGACCATGCGATCGCCGATCCTGCGGCCTTCCGGGCGGCCGTGATGCAGGGGGTGCCTGCGGCCCGCGCGGGCCGGATCGTCACCTTCGGCATCGTGCCGACACGCGCGGAGACCGGCTATGGCTGGCTGGAACTCGACGGGGCGGAAGATGGCGCCGCAGTCCCGCTCCGGCGGTTCGTCGAGAAACCCGACCTCGACCGGGCTGAGGAGATGCTGGCCAGCGGAGGCTTTCTTTGGAATTCCGGGATCTTCCTCTTCTCGGCCCGGACCATTCTCGCGACTTTCGAAGAGCACGCGCCCGCGCTTCTTGCGCCGGTGCGCAGAGCTGTCGAGGGCGCGGTTCCGGACTTGGGCTTTCTCCGCCTCGATCCGCAGCCATGGGCAGAGGCCGAGCCGATCTCGATCGACTACGCGGTGATGGAACGGACACGCAATCTGTCGGTCGTGCCCTTCCGGGGGAGCTGGAACGATCTCGGCGGCTGGGATGCCGTCGCGCTCGAGATGGGCACAGACGGGCAGGGTGTGAGCCTTTCCGGCGGGGCCACCGCCATCGACTGCCGCAACGCGCTCCTGCGTGCGGACAGCGAGGGGGTGGAACTCGTGGGCATCGGGCTCGACAACATCATCGCCGTGGCGATGAAGGATGCGGTTCTGGTCGCCGAGCGCTCGCGCGCGCAGGAGGTGAAGCAGGCGGTCGAGGCGCTGAAGGCAAAGGGCGCGCGTCAGGCCGAGAGCTTCCTGCGCGACCGCCGCCCCTGGGGCTTCTTCGAGACGCTGGCGCTCGGCGAGCGCTTCCAGGTCAAGCGGATCGTGGTCCATCCAGGGGGCGCGCTGTCGTTGCAGAGCCATCTCCACCGCTCCGAGCACTGGATCGTGGTTCGAGGCACTGCCCGGGTCACGATCGATGCCGATGTCCACCTCATGACCGAGAACCAGTCGGTCTATATCCCCCTCGGCGCGCGGCATCGGCTGGAGAACCCCGGAAAGGTGCCGATGGAGCTGATCGAGGTCCAGACCGGGAGCTATCTCGGTGAGGACGACATCACCCGCTACGAGGATGTCTATGCCCGCGGCCAGGGGGCGAGGGGCTGA
- a CDS encoding capsule assembly Wzi family protein, whose translation MRIGKNNPGGLLPAAFLALFMASSALAEPTASRIDFGVMTDPFLGQREILGWGDRGILRLSHGGATDDARYRIMISAEPDGEGLRLDGSFLERRFGSWTLGVGAIERHWSPSRHTSLILSGNARPFPSVYLSKTEPSAFASPLLAWIGPWDGEIFVGATSPDDHSHTGIVGARLTIRPFEGFEAELVRTAQWDRTSSSSALDGFFDALVGDTNEGDSASINQMAGLGLSYRLPEAVLPARVYLQAIGEDEAGGLPSCFMTLAGAEFEGTVAGAPTRVTLEGIDTRIGRSTNGFCGAGTAYANSKHPYVNFGTVMGAAIDGDGRAIEMRVSHRLAGGDWNWGIGHYVINDADLPDHRLSSERVSGVMAHIGLTRRFEAMTLEALVAYQGFELDRVGFGRGARIGVNLTRSF comes from the coding sequence ATGCGCATCGGAAAGAACAACCCGGGAGGGCTCCTCCCGGCAGCGTTCCTGGCCCTCTTCATGGCAAGCTCGGCCCTGGCGGAACCCACCGCCTCTCGCATCGACTTCGGCGTGATGACCGATCCTTTCCTCGGCCAGCGCGAGATTCTGGGCTGGGGCGATCGCGGCATCCTCCGCCTCTCCCATGGCGGCGCAACCGATGATGCCCGGTACAGGATCATGATATCGGCCGAGCCGGACGGGGAGGGGCTTCGCCTTGACGGCAGCTTCCTGGAGCGCCGCTTCGGCTCCTGGACCCTGGGGGTCGGCGCGATCGAGCGACACTGGTCGCCCTCCCGGCATACCTCGCTGATCCTGTCGGGGAACGCCCGGCCGTTCCCCTCGGTCTACCTGTCAAAGACAGAGCCGAGCGCCTTCGCCTCGCCGCTTCTGGCCTGGATCGGGCCGTGGGACGGCGAGATCTTCGTGGGTGCCACATCCCCGGATGACCACAGTCATACCGGCATTGTCGGAGCGCGCCTGACGATACGGCCGTTCGAGGGGTTCGAGGCCGAACTGGTCCGGACGGCGCAATGGGACCGGACTTCGTCGTCGAGCGCGCTAGACGGGTTCTTCGACGCGCTTGTGGGCGACACGAACGAAGGCGACAGCGCCTCGATCAACCAGATGGCGGGGCTCGGCCTGTCCTACCGACTGCCTGAGGCGGTTCTGCCTGCCCGGGTCTACCTGCAGGCGATCGGCGAGGACGAGGCCGGCGGGTTGCCCTCCTGTTTCATGACCCTGGCGGGCGCCGAATTCGAGGGAACAGTCGCTGGGGCTCCGACCCGCGTCACGCTGGAGGGGATCGACACCCGGATCGGTCGGTCGACAAACGGCTTCTGCGGCGCCGGCACCGCCTATGCCAACAGCAAGCACCCTTACGTCAATTTCGGCACCGTGATGGGAGCCGCCATCGATGGCGATGGCCGGGCGATCGAGATGCGCGTCAGCCACCGCCTGGCAGGAGGAGACTGGAACTGGGGCATCGGTCACTACGTCATCAACGATGCGGACCTGCCAGACCACCGCCTGAGTTCGGAACGGGTTTCCGGGGTGATGGCCCACATCGGCCTGACCAGACGGTTCGAGGCCATGACGCTCGAGGCGCTGGTGGCCTACCAGGGGTTCGAGTTGGACAGGGTGGGCTTCGGCCGCGGCGCCCGGATCGGCGTCAACCTGACCAGGTCCTTCTGA
- a CDS encoding H-NS histone family protein, protein MYHTKLKDLSLEELKELRVEIAQAITAQERHCKQEALEQLQAKARQLGFNLEELAPAMQRGQVGAMLRYANPANPGEVWRGRGRKPRWFTQAMAAGKSPEELQI, encoded by the coding sequence ATGTATCATACCAAGCTTAAAGACCTGTCCCTCGAAGAGCTGAAAGAACTTCGGGTCGAAATAGCTCAGGCCATTACGGCCCAGGAAAGACATTGCAAGCAGGAGGCGCTGGAGCAGCTGCAAGCAAAGGCGCGCCAACTCGGGTTCAACCTGGAGGAACTTGCCCCTGCGATGCAGCGCGGGCAGGTCGGTGCCATGCTGCGATACGCCAATCCTGCAAACCCCGGGGAAGTCTGGCGCGGCCGTGGCCGCAAGCCACGCTGGTTCACGCAAGCCATGGCCGCCGGCAAGTCGCCCGAGGAACTCCAGATCTGA
- a CDS encoding H-NS histone family protein — translation MPNLELDGLSIKELKNLQTQVAKAISTFEERRRKEALSELEEKARELGFSLSELTGTALTRQRAGAAPKYANPDQPEQTWSGRGRKPHWFVEALAAGKTAEDLQI, via the coding sequence ATGCCCAACCTCGAACTTGACGGCTTGTCCATCAAAGAACTGAAAAACCTGCAGACCCAGGTTGCCAAGGCGATCTCGACCTTCGAGGAGCGCCGCAGGAAGGAGGCGTTGAGCGAACTGGAGGAAAAAGCCCGCGAGCTCGGCTTCAGCCTTTCTGAACTGACCGGCACCGCCCTCACCCGTCAGCGGGCAGGCGCCGCGCCCAAATATGCCAACCCGGACCAGCCCGAGCAGACCTGGTCGGGCCGCGGCCGCAAGCCGCACTGGTTCGTGGAGGCACTCGCAGCCGGAAAGACCGCCGAGGACCTCCAGATATGA
- a CDS encoding translation initiation factor 2 — MACLIAVFSGCATVTRGSEDVLEIETKPAGAQVQTSNGMSCLTTPCALKMKRKSEIVVDINKTGCKPVRVNVTHRTAGGGSAAIAGNILVGGIIGLGVDAATGASQELVPNPVKVELECRRR; from the coding sequence GTGGCCTGCCTGATTGCGGTCTTTTCGGGGTGTGCAACCGTTACCAGGGGTTCCGAAGACGTCCTGGAAATCGAAACGAAGCCCGCCGGCGCCCAGGTGCAGACCAGCAATGGCATGAGCTGTCTGACCACGCCTTGCGCGCTGAAGATGAAGCGCAAGTCCGAGATCGTCGTCGACATCAACAAGACCGGGTGCAAGCCTGTGAGAGTGAATGTCACGCATCGGACGGCCGGCGGTGGCAGCGCCGCGATTGCCGGAAACATTCTGGTGGGCGGGATCATCGGCCTGGGTGTCGACGCAGCGACCGGCGCCTCCCAGGAGCTGGTACCCAACCCCGTAAAGGTGGAGCTGGAATGTCGTCGGCGATAG
- a CDS encoding helix-turn-helix domain-containing protein has translation MACSREQDDELDLLRRRQLLDASDLGGVIRLRRERLGIAQFELASLAGIDPGNLSKIERGSRRSHLDTYLKLCGILGIDLFAEARS, from the coding sequence ATGGCTTGCAGCCGCGAACAGGATGACGAGCTGGACCTGCTGCGCCGGCGGCAGCTTCTTGACGCCTCCGACCTTGGAGGGGTGATCCGTTTGCGCCGCGAGCGGCTCGGCATCGCGCAGTTCGAACTGGCATCCTTGGCCGGCATCGATCCCGGAAACCTCTCGAAGATCGAGCGTGGGAGCCGCCGCTCCCATCTCGACACATATCTCAAGCTGTGCGGCATTCTCGGCATCGATCTCTTCGCCGAGGCGCGCTCATGA